A window of the Natranaerobius trueperi genome harbors these coding sequences:
- the pssA gene encoding CDP-diacylglycerol--serine O-phosphatidyltransferase, which produces MNSLISLDKSTLIQAIPSVITLGNLLLGFFSIILAINGEYRWVVSLIIICMFLDFLDGKAARWLDVASPFGKELDSLSDIVSFGVAPAVLTFMILPYHFYWVVLNLILFLVCGACRLARFNVEGKNQNQFTGFPITTAGGLLALVSYYNNILPPVILFTIIITLSIQMVGCVPFSSLKGSNIQQSHYFKLLSLTFVFLSGVVSILYPFIMAIVLGIYYLSGPVLYFPIVYKKHSQHLLQLARLKF; this is translated from the coding sequence TTGAACAGTCTTATTAGTTTAGATAAAAGTACTTTAATACAAGCTATCCCTTCTGTGATAACATTAGGAAATTTATTATTAGGGTTTTTTTCTATAATTCTAGCTATCAATGGTGAATACAGATGGGTTGTATCCTTAATAATCATATGTATGTTTTTAGATTTTCTAGATGGCAAGGCAGCAAGATGGCTTGATGTTGCAAGCCCTTTCGGTAAGGAACTGGACTCTCTAAGTGACATTGTATCCTTTGGTGTTGCACCTGCTGTATTAACTTTTATGATATTGCCTTACCATTTTTATTGGGTCGTATTAAATCTAATACTTTTTTTAGTATGTGGTGCTTGTAGACTTGCTAGGTTCAATGTGGAAGGTAAGAATCAAAATCAGTTTACAGGTTTCCCTATTACTACAGCTGGAGGACTACTGGCTTTAGTAAGTTATTATAACAATATACTACCACCAGTTATTCTTTTTACAATAATTATTACTTTATCTATACAAATGGTTGGTTGTGTCCCTTTTTCAAGTTTAAAAGGTTCTAATATACAACAATCGCATTATTTTAAATTGTTAAGTTTAACCTTCGTTTTCTTATCTGGTGTAGTGTCGATCTTATATCCTTTCATTATGGCGATTGTACTAGGAATTTATTATTTAAGTGGACCAGTTTTATACTTTCCTATAGTTTATAAGAAACACTCACAACATTTATTACAACTTGCTAGACTAAAATTCTAA
- a CDS encoding lysylphosphatidylglycerol synthase transmembrane domain-containing protein, which produces MKVFFEISSDNSYFKKKEAFCFSSFLLGIINWTLLGCSTLLISQSLGLDLSVIQASSATFIGYLFGMIPMSPGGIGTYEGAMTLQLYNSNVSQDSALSLSILSRVFTFWIAILISFLSITLIKITHKFQWFTFLSYSRRSNFNQDLASPQNKIR; this is translated from the coding sequence ATTAAAGTATTTTTTGAAATTTCATCAGATAATAGTTATTTTAAGAAAAAAGAAGCTTTTTGTTTTTCTAGCTTTTTATTAGGAATAATTAATTGGACCCTTCTTGGTTGTTCTACTTTATTAATTAGCCAAAGTTTAGGTTTAGATCTTTCTGTAATACAAGCTTCTAGTGCCACTTTCATAGGCTACTTGTTTGGTATGATACCAATGAGTCCAGGAGGTATAGGAACTTACGAAGGAGCAATGACATTACAACTCTACAATTCAAATGTCTCTCAGGATTCTGCACTTAGTTTAAGTATTTTGAGTAGAGTTTTCACTTTTTGGATAGCTATCTTAATCTCATTTTTATCCATAACTTTAATTAAAATTACACATAAATTTCAATGGTTTACTTTTCTCTCGTACAGTCGAAGATCAAATTTCAATCAAGACTTAGCTAGTCCTCAAAATAAGATTAGGTAG
- a CDS encoding lysylphosphatidylglycerol synthase domain-containing protein, whose translation MKKRTNYGYCKQFKNTLIRAFKILFFIGVLIFLVFNLPEIIPHIKTVSYSSVTGLVLMQLFTLLVIAYQWKLCDKVIDYKPNPKHPIMHNKLKVSDFWILNSYGKLCEGITPGVKTGGEGLKTVMLVNKFNYKKKDALILVLIQKSISLVSFVVVLAALCVILSAQGSYTLINYSNISHLLIIITVALILLLLIVNFWGKKSKLKYFLKFHQIIVILRKKKLFVFLAFY comes from the coding sequence AGAGCCTTTAAAATTTTATTTTTTATTGGTGTATTAATTTTTTTAGTCTTTAATTTACCTGAAATAATCCCTCATATAAAAACAGTTTCTTACTCATCCGTTACAGGCTTAGTTTTAATGCAATTGTTTACATTACTAGTAATAGCATATCAGTGGAAACTTTGCGACAAAGTAATAGATTACAAACCTAACCCAAAACACCCAATAATGCACAATAAACTCAAAGTAAGTGATTTTTGGATCTTAAATAGTTATGGAAAACTATGCGAAGGGATCACACCAGGGGTTAAAACAGGTGGAGAAGGGTTAAAAACTGTAATGCTTGTTAATAAATTTAATTACAAGAAGAAAGACGCACTAATATTAGTGTTAATACAAAAAAGTATTAGCTTAGTTAGTTTTGTAGTTGTATTAGCTGCTCTTTGTGTTATATTATCAGCACAAGGAAGCTACACTTTAATAAATTATTCAAATATATCACATCTGCTAATTATTATAACTGTTGCGCTAATATTATTACTCCTTATTGTAAATTTCTGGGGTAAAAAAAGTAAATTAAAGTATTTTTTGAAATTTCATCAGATAATAGTTATTTTAAGAAAAAAGAAGCTTTTTGTTTTTCTAGCTTTTTATTAG